The Sebastes umbrosus isolate fSebUmb1 chromosome 4, fSebUmb1.pri, whole genome shotgun sequence genome has a window encoding:
- the LOC119486159 gene encoding aldo-keto reductase family 1 member D1-like, translated as MNLTAESHSIPLSDGNRIPLLGLGTYGDPRTTPKDTTLKCVKLAIDAGYRHFDGALLYFNEHEVGRALRDKIADGTVRREDIFYCGKLWNTFHPPELVRPALERTLKALKLDYVDLYIVELPMAFKPGNEFYPKDQDGKYIYHHTDLCATWEALEACKDAGLVKSLGVSNFNRRQLELLLNKPGLKHKPVSNQVECHPYFTQPKLLEYCRQNDIVIVGYCPIGSSRDASWVNVKCPPLLEDELLVSIGQKYNKSTAQVALRFNVQRGVVVIPKSFNPERIKHNFQIFDFSLTEEEMKAIEALNKNIRFVELLMWSDHPEYPFHDEY; from the exons ATGAATCTGACAGCAGAGAGCCACAGTATCCCTCTCAGCGACGGGAACCGGATTCCTCTGCTGGGATTGGGCACCTATGGGGACCCTCGAACG ACACCCAAAGACACAACACTCAAGTGTGTCAAGCTGGCCATAGATGCGGGTTACCGGCACTTTGATGGGGCATTGTTGTATTTCAATGAGCACGAAGTTGGTCGAGCCCTTAGAGACAAGATTGCTGATGGAACCGTTAGAAGAGAGGACATCTTTTACTGCGGAAAG CTCTGGAATACATTTCACCCGCCAGAGTTGGTGAGACCGGCCTTGGAGAGGACGCTGAAAGCCTTAAAACTAGACTATGTGGACCTGTACATCGTTGAGCTTCCTATGGCCTTCAAG CCCGGAAATGAATTCTATCCAAAAGACCAGGATGGAAAATACATCTACCACCATACAGACCTGTGTGCAACATGGGAG GCTTTAGAGGCTTGCAAAGACGCAGGATTGGTTAAATCTCTGGGAGTCTCCAACTTCAATCGCAGacagctggagctgctgctgaacaAGCCCGGCCTCAAACACAAACCTGTGTCCAACCAG GTTGAATGCCATCCGTATTTCACCCAACCCAAGCTTCTGGAGTACTGTCGTCAGAATGACATTGTGATTGTTGGCTACTGCCCGATTGGCTCCTCCAGAGATGCATCCTG GGTGAATGTGAAATGTCCTCCCCTGCTAGAGGACGAGCTGCTTGTATCCATCGGGCAAAAGTACAACAAGAGTACTGCCCAGGTGGCTCTGCGCTTCAATGTCCAGAGAGGAGTCGTCGTGATCCCCAAGAGCTTCAACCCCGAGAGGATCAAACACAACTTCCAG atatttgatTTTTCACTCACTGAGGAAGAAATGAAAGCCATTGAGGCCCTGAACAAAAACATCCGCTTTGTGGAGCTGCTGAT GTGGAGTGACCATCCAGAGTACCCATTTCATGATGAATATTGA
- the LOC119486625 gene encoding sodium- and chloride-dependent GABA transporter 2-like has product MSYEQNVPISEVAQSGPGLAFIAYPRAVSMMPFSPLWACCFFFMILFLGLDTEFVCVESLVTAVVDMYPSTFRRKNRRELLLLAVAVVSLLLGLIMLTEVGLRDLTSLCFYRISLPKGR; this is encoded by the exons ATGTCCTACGAGCAAAATGTGCCCATCTCAGAAGTGGCTCAATCTG GTCCAGGTTTGGCCTTTATAGCCTATCCTCGTGCCGTGTCCATGATGCCTTTCTCCCCTCTGTGGgcctgctgcttcttctttatGATTCTCTTCCTCGGACTGGACACTGAA tttgtgtgtgtggagagccTGGTGACAGCCGTGGTGGACATGTATCCCTCCACCTTCCGGCGTAAAAACCGCAGAGAGCTCCTCCTCCTGGCAGTGGCTGTGGTGTCCTTACTCCTGGGGCTCATCATGCTGACAGAGGTTGGTCTCAGAGACCTCACTTCATTATGTTTTTACAGAATAAGCCTTCCCAAAGGAAGATAA